Within Acaryochloris sp. CCMEE 5410, the genomic segment ACCTTGTACAAAAACAACAAATGCTGTTGTATGAGCTCCTTGAGTTCCTGGAGGTCGCCCCTCAACTTCAAGAGTTTGAACTTCCTTTGCATCACTCCATTCAATACTTGTAGCTACACGTTGAATGTTGATATGTTTGGGCGAAACATGATTTACGCTGAGACTTATTTGTTGCCCTCTGTTAGTTTTGCTGGGTTTGACCTGTTTAGAATGTGATGATTCAGATATAGATGACAGAGAATTTTCATCCTGTTGCACTACATGAGTTAGCTCATGGGCAATCAACTCTTGCCCTCCACGATTCCCCGGCTGATAAGCCCCTTCTCGAAAGAAAACATCTTGACCCGTTGTAAATGCCCTGGCCTGAATCGATTGATTTAACTGATCAGACTGAGCATCGGTATGGACCCTCACTCCGCTAAAATCTGCACCCATCGCTTGACCCATTGACTGTTGCAATTTCGCATCCAATGGATGTCCACTACCTCTTGCACTATTGATAGCAGACTCTAGATGATGAACTGAATGCTCTAGATTGGATTGTTTAGAAGCAGGGGCATTGATCTGTTGAACCGCATGAGATGCAACCCGATCTGCTTCCAGTTCATATTTATCTCCCGGTTCTCCAAGTGTTAGCTTCCTCTGAATCCAAGGTTTGGGTTGTAATGAATTGGTCTGATCGTTATCAAGTCTGGGTGGCCCCATTTGTATCATTGAACTACCCAGCCGCTGAAACTTTTTCAATCGCTCAGCATGTTCAGCTAAGCCTTCTTCATTAGACCTTGCCTGTATCTGCGGAGGTTGCACTGATGACTGAACTTCAGAAGGACGAGGAACAGAGGTACACATAGACGGGGAAGCTCGTCTCTTATGAGCGTATAGATGAGTTCTCATAACAAGCACCCTTCATTGAGCAAGATGCTTGTATTCTCCTCCTCTGCTATTTTTGTTTAAGCTACTGTTATTAACCTAAATATGTCAGTTTGATGTAGCGGTTCTTTAGCCATACCGCTAGTTTGGCTGGATGAGGGTGTCAATAGCAGATAGGAAAAAGCTTAATGGGAATAAAGACTCATTAATGACTTGTATTTCATCCTTATGACCAAATACTGCCTTGATTTGGGCACACTAGGATGGATTATGTGTATGACCTCCCCAGTAGACTGTTCCCGGGCTACCCCAAACCTATTTGAAGTAGGATAACGCTTCTAAAATACCTTTCAGGTAGCATTATTGTTTGGGGCACTTTCGTTCACATCATCAAAAATATTCATAATCTATGTTTAGGTCTACCTCCCTTTTAGGTCTTTCCATCTTCCTCTGCCTCGTATCCGCAAAACCAACACTCGCAAGTCCTTGGGAAAACCTGTTTAGCTCGACATCTGGAACCACTGAGGCCAGAGTTGATATGGAATCTCATAGTTTCAAGAGAATTAAACTCTCGGGAGAGAGTGTGATTAAGGCTCGTCTTTCGATGTTTTATCGGGAGAATGGAGAGTCCGTACTAGCAAAGGGTGATTATGAAGTCCACTGTGCAGCTCGGAGAGTATTTCGTTCAAATTTAAAAATGACGACTGAAGACACTAAAAACACGCAAAGTAATATTAGTGTGCCTCAAAAAACAAAGCTTGAAGGCAAAGAGTATCAAGACTTTATCGGTATTATGGATCTGCTTTGTACCAGATAGAACTTGAACATAATCGGCTCCAATCACCCCCAAACCCTACTCACCCGCTCCCGCTCCAACCATACCCCGATCATCTCCTCGATCCGCTCGATAGTTTCCCCTGGCCGCAGACTTAAAACCTGCAAAATCTCGAATATGTGTTTTCCAGTTCAAGTGCTGTAACAAACAAGATTCCTGGCGAGGGGTTATCATTCCGCTAGATAGCTTGTTGCTTCTTTATAAGATAATCCAATATTTCTCTGATAAATTGTTTTGGATAAACTAAAATTTTATCTAATCAGTTAACTCTTTAGACTATTATAAGTATTTATAAAATTGCGCATTTCAGAGATTTTCAAATAAAATAATTTTTTTAAAATAAATACATAATCCCAATAAAGAAGATTGAATATGCCTGACATTTTTGGAACTGATTTCGATGACACTCTTTATGGAACAATTTATGATGACTCAATCTCAGGTTTGTTAGGAAACGATTACATCAGTTCTGGACAAGGCAAAGACACTGTTACTGGTGGCGAAGGTAACGACACAATTTATGGTAGCGATGGTTTTGATAGCCTATTGGGTGATGATGGAAACGATCTCATTGATGGTGGTAATGGAAATGACCATCTATTAGGAGGAAACGGGAATGACACTTTAAATGGTCGTATGGGGAATGACATCCTCGATGGTGAGGATGGAGACGACAAGTTAACTGGCCATGAAGGAGATGACGCCCTCTATGGTGGGGCAGGCAATGATCTCTTGTATGGCTTAGGAGACAATGATTCACTTCTAGGAGGGCTAGGCTATGACAGTTTATACGGCCACGACGGCAATGATACTCTCAGGGGTGGCGGGGACAACGATTTACTGCGTGGATATGGTGATAACGATGTCCTACATGGAGATTTAGGGAACGACGACTTAGCTGGTGGTACTGGTGATGACTCACTACATGGTGGAAAAGGCAACGATCTTTTAACTGGAGAAGATGGCTTCGATAGCTTATGGGGCGAGGAGGGTAACGAT encodes:
- a CDS encoding DUF4157 domain-containing protein, encoding MQPPQIQARSNEEGLAEHAERLKKFQRLGSSMIQMGPPRLDNDQTNSLQPKPWIQRKLTLGEPGDKYELEADRVASHAVQQINAPASKQSNLEHSVHHLESAINSARGSGHPLDAKLQQSMGQAMGADFSGVRVHTDAQSDQLNQSIQARAFTTGQDVFFREGAYQPGNRGGQELIAHELTHVVQQDENSLSSISESSHSKQVKPSKTNRGQQISLSVNHVSPKHINIQRVATSIEWSDAKEVQTLEVEGRPPGTQGAHTTAFVVFVQGLRNRLFKKNFSDVLKELKTMTAEIKNLPGFSQGTKYMQNFVKDAVDNLINNIDTAILNIGTISEIKYTQIIQEFCNQYLRARNQVHFTADKDVKGSSPLGEAASNKVLVEYVAGYIEDPTEEDASAKAIAKQSFKLFDWKVTKKLKPDIVAQHLISIDQAFPGIIPLRKKIVAKFLLLVSKKYRRESGSFDRKVKDILTGQPLPWIV
- a CDS encoding calcium-binding protein → MPDIFGTDFDDTLYGTIYDDSISGLLGNDYISSGQGKDTVTGGEGNDTIYGSDGFDSLLGDDGNDLIDGGNGNDHLLGGNGNDTLNGRMGNDILDGEDGDDKLTGHEGDDALYGGAGNDLLYGLGDNDSLLGGLGYDSLYGHDGNDTLRGGGDNDLLRGYGDNDVLHGDLGNDDLAGGTGDDSLHGGKGNDLLTGEDGFDSLWGEEGNDTLLGNAGNDQINGGRGDNILYGHLGDDTLQADDGRDELYGHEGNDYLSGGSGNDLLKGYADNDTLTGGFGDDQLYGGDGSDVIDGHVGNDTLYGGNGIDTFLYTLSGSGNDIIYDFNVTEDFIHLEGYSSGGVTLTQVVDDVILDTNDGNHSVTIKNVLLSDLESQINFLSI